In the Desulfatiglans anilini DSM 4660 genome, one interval contains:
- a CDS encoding aminotransferase class IV → MVVFGYNGVKHLSRLIRIKPFPYRPFEWQASNLIQRSGGRDLYTVDHGVFPSSMMKLPEITRTDFFDRISAREKPWQHNYLTMYSTQWGGFTTDPDLMLIPVDDHLVHRGDGVFDVMRCVDGKIYQMEEHLKRLNRSARAISLSPPEVYADIRDLIRFLVRKGGQRDCLIRLMVSRGPGSFTANPFDCPESQLYVNVIRFKGLPEAHYREGISIITSRIPIKKSFFATIKSCDYLPNVLMKMEAVEAGCGYSVGLDEKGFLAEGSTENLGIVTAEGILKFPGLDTTLSGITEQRVFELARQLVQEGHLKDAVFGEIPPEEAYQAREVFLTGTSLDILPVVRFDGRTIGDGTPGPGYARLHRLLRQDMRNNERLLTPVIWEDAQ, encoded by the coding sequence ATGGTAGTTTTTGGTTATAATGGTGTCAAGCACTTGTCACGGTTGATACGCATCAAACCGTTTCCTTATCGGCCTTTCGAGTGGCAGGCATCGAACCTTATTCAACGCTCCGGTGGCAGGGATCTGTACACCGTGGATCATGGGGTCTTCCCGTCATCGATGATGAAACTTCCAGAGATCACCAGAACCGATTTTTTCGACCGTATCAGCGCCCGGGAAAAACCCTGGCAGCATAATTACCTGACGATGTACTCGACCCAGTGGGGAGGATTCACGACGGATCCCGACCTGATGTTGATCCCTGTCGACGACCACCTTGTCCACCGGGGCGACGGGGTCTTCGACGTCATGCGCTGCGTCGACGGCAAGATCTACCAGATGGAGGAGCATCTCAAGCGGCTGAACCGTTCGGCCCGCGCCATTTCCCTCTCCCCGCCCGAAGTCTATGCCGATATTAGAGATCTGATCCGGTTTCTCGTACGGAAAGGCGGCCAAAGGGACTGCCTGATCCGCCTAATGGTGTCGCGTGGTCCGGGAAGTTTCACCGCCAACCCGTTCGATTGTCCTGAAAGCCAGTTGTACGTCAACGTGATCCGGTTCAAAGGCCTGCCAGAAGCCCACTACCGGGAGGGCATTTCCATCATTACAAGCCGCATCCCCATCAAAAAATCGTTTTTTGCCACCATCAAATCCTGTGACTATCTGCCCAATGTTCTGATGAAGATGGAGGCGGTCGAGGCGGGCTGCGGGTATTCCGTCGGGTTGGATGAAAAGGGATTTCTTGCCGAGGGTTCGACGGAAAACCTCGGTATCGTCACGGCAGAGGGCATTCTGAAATTCCCCGGACTGGACACGACGCTTTCGGGCATCACCGAGCAGCGGGTTTTCGAGCTGGCCCGGCAGCTGGTGCAGGAGGGACACCTCAAAGACGCCGTCTTCGGCGAAATACCCCCCGAGGAGGCCTATCAGGCCCGGGAGGTTTTCCTCACGGGAACGTCTCTCGACATCCTGCCGGTTGTTCGCTTCGACGGCCGCACCATCGGAGACGGCACCCCCGGTCCAGGCTATGCCCGATTGCATAGACTTCTTCGACAGGATATGCGGAACAACGAACGGCTGCTCACGCCCGTCATCTGGGAAGACGCCCAATAA
- a CDS encoding Mut7-C RNAse domain-containing protein, translating into MRFVADCMLGSLAKWLRVLGFDTIYQRSYGPGFPADFPMDDRILLSRQQARVASHPGAVLIRAERTGPQLMELRESLGIDPPSSQWLSRCIRCNAPLEPAPDNLSETVPDYVQAIHHGAIRFCPVCRRCFWPGTHRERMLAQLADWGFPAG; encoded by the coding sequence ATGAGATTCGTCGCCGACTGTATGCTCGGCAGCCTGGCCAAGTGGCTGAGGGTGCTCGGTTTCGATACGATCTATCAAAGAAGCTACGGCCCTGGATTTCCCGCCGACTTCCCCATGGACGATCGGATCCTGCTCTCGAGGCAGCAGGCACGCGTCGCCTCTCATCCCGGGGCCGTGCTCATCCGGGCCGAACGTACCGGACCCCAGCTGATGGAGCTGCGTGAAAGCCTCGGAATCGATCCCCCGTCATCCCAGTGGCTCAGCCGGTGCATCCGGTGCAACGCCCCTCTGGAACCCGCTCCGGACAATCTCTCAGAAACGGTGCCCGACTATGTCCAGGCGATTCACCATGGGGCCATCCGCTTTTGCCCCGTCTGCCGCCGCTGTTTCTGGCCGGGAACCCACCGGGAACGGATGCTGGCGCAACTTGCGGACTGGGGATTTCCCGCCGGCTGA
- a CDS encoding dodecin family protein, translated as MAGSTYKIIQLVGTSDVSWEEAAKTAIDTAGTSLRDLRVAEITRLDVTVENGKITSYRARLNVSFKYTKD; from the coding sequence ATGGCTGGAAGCACTTACAAGATCATCCAATTGGTGGGGACGAGTGATGTGTCCTGGGAAGAAGCGGCCAAGACCGCGATTGACACCGCCGGTACATCACTGCGGGATCTTCGGGTCGCTGAAATAACCAGACTGGACGTTACGGTGGAAAACGGAAAAATCACATCCTATCGGGCAAGACTGAACGTTTCCTTCAAGTACACCAAGGATTAG
- the murA gene encoding UDP-N-acetylglucosamine 1-carboxyvinyltransferase, with amino-acid sequence MEKMVIEGGRPLRGAVSVSGAKNAALPIMAGCLLGGGRHVLRNVPRLRDISTIVRIMEQLGVRFDEGEDFLGVDASDLSGYEAPYDLVRTMRASILLLGPLLARQGKARISLPGGCAIGARPVNLHLRALVAMGADMHLDQGYIHATAGRLKGADIFFDIPTVTGTENIMMAAVLAEGRTVLRNAANEPEVKDLADLLRAMGAQIEGDGGDIITIEGVESLKGVEHTIIPDRIETGTFMIAAAMTGGDVSISGCRPEHVGALMEKLKSAGVGVEVVPGCIRVQGSEEIRGVDIKTMPFPGFPTDLQAQFMALMCVARGSSLIRETIFENRFIHVSELKRMGADIEINGNQALVRGRERLSAAPVMATDLRASACLVLAGLAAEGGRTEVSRIYHLDRGYEALDVKFQGLGAAIWREKE; translated from the coding sequence ATGGAAAAGATGGTAATAGAAGGCGGCCGCCCCCTCCGAGGGGCGGTTTCCGTGAGTGGAGCGAAAAACGCCGCCCTTCCGATTATGGCGGGCTGTCTTCTGGGGGGTGGGCGGCATGTGCTGCGAAATGTCCCCCGGCTGCGGGATATTTCCACGATCGTCAGGATCATGGAGCAGTTGGGGGTGCGCTTCGATGAGGGCGAGGATTTCCTGGGGGTGGACGCCTCGGATTTGAGCGGCTATGAGGCCCCCTACGACCTGGTCAGGACGATGCGCGCCTCGATCCTGCTGCTCGGCCCGCTTCTGGCCAGGCAGGGAAAGGCAAGGATTTCTCTGCCCGGAGGCTGCGCGATCGGAGCCCGGCCGGTCAATCTGCATCTGCGGGCGCTGGTGGCCATGGGTGCGGATATGCATCTCGATCAAGGATATATCCACGCCACGGCCGGCCGGCTGAAAGGGGCCGATATCTTTTTCGACATCCCCACCGTGACCGGCACCGAAAACATCATGATGGCTGCTGTACTGGCGGAAGGCCGGACGGTCCTGCGGAATGCCGCCAACGAGCCCGAGGTGAAAGATTTGGCGGATCTGCTGCGTGCGATGGGGGCGCAGATCGAGGGCGACGGCGGGGACATCATCACGATCGAAGGGGTCGAGAGCCTGAAGGGCGTCGAGCATACCATCATTCCGGACCGGATCGAGACCGGGACCTTCATGATTGCCGCGGCGATGACGGGAGGGGATGTGTCGATCAGCGGCTGCCGGCCGGAACACGTGGGCGCCCTGATGGAGAAGCTCAAGTCCGCGGGGGTCGGCGTGGAGGTCGTGCCGGGTTGCATCCGCGTACAGGGCTCCGAAGAGATCCGCGGGGTGGATATCAAGACCATGCCTTTCCCGGGTTTTCCGACGGATCTGCAGGCGCAGTTCATGGCTCTGATGTGCGTCGCCCGCGGGTCGAGCCTCATTCGCGAGACGATTTTCGAAAACCGGTTTATCCATGTGAGCGAGCTCAAGCGGATGGGCGCCGACATCGAAATCAACGGCAACCAGGCGCTGGTCAGAGGGAGGGAGCGTCTTTCAGCGGCCCCGGTCATGGCAACCGACCTGCGTGCGAGCGCCTGCCTGGTGCTGGCGGGCCTGGCCGCCGAGGGCGGCCGGACCGAGGTCAGCCGGATCTATCACCTCGACCGGGGCTACGAGGCGCTGGATGTGAAGTTTCAGGGCCTCGGCGCTGCGATCTGGCGCGAGAAAGAATGA
- a CDS encoding dodecin family protein, translating to MERVARVTEIIAASPHSFDEAIRVGFERANRTLRGITGLRVIEQRVSVEEGQIKEFRVRLEVIFVLET from the coding sequence ATGGAACGTGTTGCAAGGGTAACGGAGATTATCGCAGCGTCACCCCACAGTTTCGATGAAGCCATCCGGGTCGGTTTCGAAAGGGCGAACCGCACTCTGCGGGGAATCACCGGGTTGCGTGTCATCGAGCAGCGTGTCTCCGTAGAAGAAGGACAAATCAAAGAGTTCCGCGTGCGCCTGGAGGTCATTTTCGTCCTCGAAACGTAA
- a CDS encoding TetR/AcrR family transcriptional regulator, translated as MYRTFKKLTVLDQIASSDKVRRQIVDTAANLYARKGFASTSIQEISEAAGVSLPVTYHYVKNKSEIMRLIMEDLLGAFRENLTRELEDIQDPEEKLAIALVIYHRILDREKEKVLLFYQKSASLDRASKTRIMQMEVDISRIFAGILEDGIEQGLFRKVDVDLMAYNIIIMAHMWVLKHWHFKNRLTLDQYIDNQVATVFHALESSH; from the coding sequence ATGTATAGAACATTTAAAAAGCTGACGGTCCTCGATCAAATTGCTTCATCAGACAAAGTGCGTCGTCAGATTGTCGACACGGCGGCAAATCTTTATGCCAGGAAAGGGTTCGCTTCCACATCGATACAGGAAATCTCCGAGGCGGCCGGAGTAAGCCTGCCTGTCACCTACCATTACGTCAAAAACAAGTCGGAGATCATGCGCCTCATCATGGAAGACCTGCTCGGAGCCTTCCGTGAAAATTTGACCCGCGAGCTTGAAGACATCCAGGACCCGGAAGAAAAGCTGGCGATTGCCTTGGTCATTTACCATCGAATTCTGGACCGCGAAAAGGAAAAAGTGCTTCTTTTTTACCAGAAATCCGCCTCACTGGATCGGGCATCGAAAACGCGCATCATGCAAATGGAGGTGGATATCAGCCGGATTTTCGCGGGCATTCTGGAGGATGGCATAGAACAAGGCCTTTTCAGAAAGGTCGACGTTGATTTGATGGCCTACAACATCATCATCATGGCCCACATGTGGGTTTTGAAACACTGGCATTTCAAAAACCGCTTGACCCTCGATCAGTACATCGACAACCAGGTTGCAACGGTTTTCCATGCACTGGAATCGTCGCACTGA
- the rsmG gene encoding 16S rRNA (guanine(527)-N(7))-methyltransferase RsmG, translated as MSELTSEERRMVTEWAEGLRCPLGDRALGLLGAYLAELWEWNRRMNLTGLRSREEVVRELLLDSLMAGSILPAGGSLLDIGSGAGFPAIPIKICQPAVMVHLLEANARRVSFLRHVIRVMRLEGIEVFRGRAGEDWSKRSAGGYSCVTARAVAPPPQALRLGAPYLAPSGRMLLFAGEDLTAVVNSIDPQLQIFSIRLEQVLPYRLPRKPTLRHLLVLAKRDADDPVREGH; from the coding sequence TTGTCTGAGCTGACCTCCGAAGAGAGACGAATGGTCACGGAGTGGGCCGAGGGCCTGCGCTGTCCCCTGGGCGATCGGGCCCTTGGCCTGTTGGGGGCCTATCTCGCCGAGCTTTGGGAGTGGAATCGACGGATGAATCTGACCGGCCTGCGCTCCCGCGAGGAAGTGGTCCGTGAATTGCTCCTGGATTCCCTGATGGCCGGATCGATTCTCCCCGCAGGAGGAAGCCTGCTCGATATCGGTTCGGGTGCGGGATTTCCGGCTATTCCCATCAAGATCTGTCAGCCGGCCGTGATGGTCCATCTGCTGGAAGCCAATGCGCGGCGGGTCTCGTTTCTGCGGCATGTCATCCGGGTGATGCGGCTCGAGGGGATCGAAGTGTTCAGGGGCAGGGCAGGGGAAGACTGGTCAAAACGCAGCGCCGGCGGCTACTCGTGCGTTACGGCACGGGCTGTAGCGCCTCCCCCGCAGGCTTTGCGGCTGGGGGCACCCTATCTCGCTCCCAGCGGCCGAATGCTGCTTTTTGCAGGAGAAGACCTGACGGCTGTGGTGAACAGCATTGATCCGCAATTGCAAATCTTTTCAATCCGTTTGGAGCAGGTGCTTCCGTACCGGCTGCCTCGAAAACCGACGCTTCGCCACCTCCTGGTCTTGGCGAAACGCGACGCCGACGACCCTGTAAGAGAAGGCCATTAG
- a CDS encoding TIGR00730 family Rossman fold protein: protein MSERQFLVDDITIKDTWRMFNIIAEFVDGFDVLPDVHPAVTIFGSARAKPQSQAYKMTVKTSRLLVENGFNVISGGGPGIMEAANKGAADAGGKSVGLHIELPNEQQANPYSNIRLNFKYFFIRKVMFVKYAVAYIIMPGGFGTLDELFEALTLIQTERIRSFPVIMIGSKFWGGLVDWIRDTMLKGKTISPSDLDIFRVVDTPEEAVGIIKRRVIV from the coding sequence ATGAGTGAAAGACAATTCTTGGTGGATGATATCACCATCAAGGACACATGGCGCATGTTCAACATCATTGCCGAATTTGTCGACGGCTTCGATGTCCTGCCGGACGTGCATCCGGCGGTCACCATCTTCGGCTCCGCGCGCGCCAAACCCCAGAGCCAGGCTTATAAGATGACCGTCAAGACCTCCCGGCTGCTGGTTGAAAACGGGTTCAACGTCATCTCCGGCGGAGGCCCGGGGATCATGGAGGCGGCCAACAAGGGCGCGGCCGATGCGGGTGGCAAATCCGTCGGCCTGCACATCGAACTCCCGAACGAGCAGCAGGCGAACCCTTATTCGAATATCAGATTGAATTTCAAATACTTCTTCATTCGTAAGGTTATGTTCGTCAAATACGCCGTCGCTTACATTATCATGCCGGGAGGTTTCGGGACCCTCGACGAACTTTTCGAGGCCCTGACGCTGATCCAGACGGAACGGATCCGTTCCTTCCCCGTGATCATGATCGGCTCGAAATTCTGGGGAGGTCTGGTGGACTGGATCAGAGACACCATGCTCAAGGGGAAGACCATTTCGCCCTCAGACCTCGACATTTTCCGGGTCGTGGACACGCCCGAGGAGGCCGTGGGGATCATCAAAAGGCGTGTCATTGTCTGA